AAAAATGGGTTCCGGAATCCTCTGAGCTTCCTGCATGTTTGGAGGAAGCGGAATGCCGCAGACCTGACCGGTTTTCTGGTAATCCTTCCAGCCAGATCCCACCAAATAGCCACGGACGATGCATTCAAAAGGCAGGACCCTGGCCTTTTTGACCCACATGCTGCGCCCCGCCAGTTGGGCGGCATAAGGTTGGCAGGGAGCTGGAAAATCAGCAACGTTGATGCTGATCAGGTGCTGTTCCACCATGTTGCTGAAAAACCGGAGCCAAAAATTTGAAAGCTGTGTGAGTATCTTCCCCTTATCGGGAATAGGGGTGGGCATCACGACATCGAAAGCCGAAATACGGTCCGTAGCGACAATGAGCAAACTGTCGCCGAGGTCGTAAATGTCCCTCACTTTGCCGCGTGACATGAGTTTTAAATCGGGAAAATGTGTTTCCAGAATGGGGCCTTCAGCCATCTTTTCCTCCTGCTTTCAAAAAAATATTGCCGTCAAACAATAGAATCCAATTCATAGCGAACATTTCTTCGAGTACAAAAAATTGCAAAGACATCATATACCATAATCCCGCAATAAAACCGTGCGGAGGCGGCATAAATCCAGGTTGACCCCCGTGTCGCCATTTGTTATCCTGCTTTCGTGTGGATATCAAGTATTTCTAAAGAGATGTCAAAAGAAACGTGATAAACAGGGATAATACTATGAAAAAAACGACAGCTCCCTCGAGCAGGCCTCTGCGAGGCATTGCGGCTCTTTTCGATGATTTTGAGCGTAAGGAATTTTTCAAGAAATATCTGTTTTTTCTCGGATGGGTGGAAGTTCTCATTTTGGCTGTCTGCTGGCTCTATCAGTTGGGTGACGGAGGCTACGACCGATTCGGTCCCGTCGAAATTCCATTTCCATGGAAAGCATATTTCTTGGTTTCCTTTCTGGCTCCCATTGCCATTACTTTTCTTATCGGCATGGTCGTCGTCGGTTTCAACAAGTATTTCACAGAGGCCGAGGCCGAAGCGGTTGAAGGTCAGAGCATCGAAATCGATGGGATAGAGATTCCAGGCGACAAGTCAGGGCACATCTACAAGATCTACCGGTGGGTTCACTTCCTGCGCCGTCTCCCTTTTTTAGCCCTTCTGCTGCTCCTTGCGGTCGCTGTCGGTTTTTTCTATAATTTGGATGCGATCCTTTCCTTTCTTGCAAGCGTGGGAGAAAAGTCCGTAAAGATTTTTCTCATTTCCGCCGTAGTACTGGTCGCTCTCGCTTCCGTTTTCGCCCTCATTCTCATTGTGCTCAACTACCAGCTTCGCAAACGATCCATGGAATACCAATACAAGAGCGAAGTGGCCGAGCGTTTTGGCCTCATCATTCTTGAAGACAACACGGTGCTCAACCGCGACGGGAAGCTCCTCATAAACGGGAAGAAATGGAAGGAAACGGTTCCCTTGCTTCCGGCGGAGAGTTCCGGAGTTTCTCCTGAAACGGAAACCACCGGTGTCCCTCTGGCCCCCTCTGTAGATTTCAAAACTTCTTGATAAGGGAGTTGGCGGGTTCCAATATCCCGTTATTCACCACGGAGACACGGAGGGCACAGAGAAGATTTTGGAATTCTTATAAACTCCCATGACCGGAACGGTCACAACGAAAAATGAAAAAGGCAAAGAGACGCAAGCCAATATGGAAAGCGGGAAACGCTCTTGAAAAGCGATATTATCATGAGCTACGAACCATGAGCCTTTTTCATATTAAATTCCTCTGTACTCTCTGTATCTCTATGATAATTTTGCTTCAGCCTTTTTCAGGTTTTGCATGCCTCCACCCAATCTGTCCAACTTCCAAAAACGTGCCCTGGATTACATTCGACAGGAAAAACTCATCGAGACGGGCAGCCACCTCCTCATCGCCGTTTCGGGAGGCCCCGACTCGGTGGCTCTTCTCCACATCCTCCACGTACTTCAACAAGTTCTGAACCTCACCCGTCTCACGGCGCTCCATTTTGATCATCGTCTGCGCGGAAAGGAATCGGAAGGCGACAGGGCATTTGTGGAAAAGTTGGCCGCCAATCTTCGTGTTCCTCTTGTCTGTCGCAGCGAAGATGTACTGGCGTATCAGCGCCAACACGCCCTTTCTCTGGAAATGGCCGCCCGCGAGCTGCGGCATCGTTTTTTTTACGATCTTCAGGTTCGACTCGATGCACAAAGAATAGCGCTGGGACACACGGCCAACGACCAGGCAGAAGAGATTCTTCTCAGACTTTTTCGTGGTACGGGCCCGTCGGGCATGGTCGGCATGCTCCCCAAGACGGATCGGGGAATCATACGCCCATTGCTTTTTGCCACACGACAGGAAATCATGGCGTATCTTTCCGAGCAGGGGCTTTCCTTTCGAGACGACTCCAGCAACCAGGAACCTTTCTGCCAAAGGAACGTGCTCCGTCTGGAGGTTTTTCCTATTCTGGAAAGGCACTTCCATTCTCAGGTAATCTCAACCCTTGCCAGACATGCCGGACTGGTTCGAGACGAAGAAGATTATTGGGAAAGGCATCTTGAAGAATGCTGGGCGTCTGTATGCGTTGAGGAAGCCCCTTTGAGGATCGCCCTGAGAATTTCCTCTCTCCTTTCACTTCATCATGCTGTTCAGAAGCGGATTTTGCGCCTCGCCATCTCTAAGATTCGCGGAAACCTGCAGGGAATCTATTCAATCCACCTGGAAAACCTTGTCCAATGGGTCCGCCAAAGCTCATCGGGTAAAATCTTCGAGTTTCCCGGCGCACTTTGGGCCGTTCACAAAGGGGATTCCCTTCTATTCTCAACTATCCCACCTCTTTTTTCCCAGCCGGCCCCCCTTTCCTTGTCCGCACATATTCCCCGGCCCGGCCTTTATGCTTTCGGCCCATTTCATCTGAACCTTTCATTGCAGGATCGAGGGTCGTTTCCAGACCAGGCGATGCCGCCGACTTCCCCTCATTCAGTTCGGCTGGATGCCGACAAAGTCAAATGGCCTTTGACCCTTAGAACGTGGCAACCTGGAGATCGCTTTCAACCCATGGGGTTGGCAGGAAGCAAAAAACTGCAGGACTTCTTCATGGACAAAAAGATTCCGCGAGAGCAAAGGAAAGAGATCCCCCTGCTCTGTGACAGGGAAAAAATTTGCTGGATCGCGGGATACCGCCTGGATGATCGAGTTAAGGTCACGGAGCAGACCCAGTCGGTCCTTGCCATAGAGATGCGGGTAAATTCCGAAACCTGAAAAAGGAAGCGTGAAAACAGGGGGGATGCCCCCGGAGAGACGGCCAGGAAAAAACTCTACAAGCTATTCAACCGCTATTTTTGCTTTGATGGCTTCAAACTTCTTGTCTCCAACCCCTTTCACGCTCTTGAGGTCTTCGACGGTTTTAAATGGGCCATTGGCATCTCGATGTTGAACAATCTGCTCAGCAATCTTGGGTCCAATGCCCGGGAGTTTTTCCAACTCGGCGGCATTGGCCGTATTGATGTTCACTTTCGCCTGAGATGCATCTTCCACTGCAGGTTTTGCGGCAGCCGGCTCTTCCTGTTTGGCCTGTGTTCCCCCCTCCGTCGAACTCGCACTTGAGACAACCGGAAACGTACAACAAAGCACTGCAACCATCAGTAGGAGAATCAGGGGAACGATGCTTTTCTTTGCCATGGGGGCGCCTCCTTAAAATGTGGGAAGCCGCCTCTCCGGGAGCAGAAAATGTATGGAAAAAGTCATACATGAGCTACTAATATATCAGGCGATCTCAATGTCAAGCGAAAAATCGCCCATATCATTCGGGCATATAGGGAAGCCCTTCCAGGGAGGGTTCGAGGCCTTTCAAGATTTTTTCCAATGCGGCTTCCAAGTCCTTTTGCGGGCAAAAGACGACTTCCCCCGTCTGCCTCACCTTGATTTCGACTTCCTCCTTTTTCAAAAGCTTCTGGCTCACCACCACACGAACGGGGATGCCCAGAAGGTCGGCATCTTTCAGCTTGACTCCGGGTGAATCGTCACGGTCGTCATAAAGAACCTCGTATTTCTCTTTCAACCGGGCATAGAGTTGCTCGGCCACATCCAGGACTTCCTGCTTCTTGCCAAGAGAACAGACCTCCACCTGAAAGGGAGCGATGGTGATGGGAAGGACGATACCGCTCTCATCATGCCACTGTTCCACCACAGATGCCATGAGGCGCTCCACACCGATTCCATAACATCCCATCACGACTCTTTGCTGGGAACCCGAAGCATTGAGGAACGTGACATCCATGGAGTCGGGAGCGGTGTACTTGGTACCCAATTTGAAAGTGTGCCCCAATTCAACTCCCCGGCGAATATCCAAAACGCCCTTTCCGCATCGCAAACACCGGTCACCCTGCCGCACCTCGGCAATGTCCACCCGTTCTTCACACTTGAAATCGCGTCCATACAGCACATTCTTGAGATGCACGTCGGGCTCGTTCCCCCCTGCCACATACAGGGTCTCTTCCTCGACGGACGTATCGAGAACCACTCGAACCCCCTGGAGTCCGACAGGCGACAGGAAGCCGCCATGGAGGCCTTTGCTTGCCAGCACATCCTCTGAAGCGAGGGTCATGTGGATCGCTTTCAAATGATTGGTCAATTTGGTTTCAGAGATATCGAAATCTCCACGCACCACCGCCAGCACCAGTTGCCCGTCCGCTTCGTAGGCCACGGTCTTGAGGAAATGATTT
This region of Desulforhabdus amnigena genomic DNA includes:
- a CDS encoding phosphoribosylaminoimidazolesuccinocarboxamide synthase; the encoded protein is MAEGPILETHFPDLKLMSRGKVRDIYDLGDSLLIVATDRISAFDVVMPTPIPDKGKILTQLSNFWLRFFSNMVEQHLISINVADFPAPCQPYAAQLAGRSMWVKKARVLPFECIVRGYLVGSGWKDYQKTGQVCGIPLPPNMQEAQRIPEPIFTPSTKAEKGGHDENVSFLQMSKSIGEEMAARVRDISLKIYTKAAEYALSRGIILADTKLEFGLIEGRLMLIDEVLTPDSSRFWPADRYKVGCSPESFDKQYLRDYLVQSGWKVSDPPPELPADVVANTRSRYLEALERLSGHGLES
- the tilS gene encoding tRNA lysidine(34) synthetase TilS, which translates into the protein MPPPNLSNFQKRALDYIRQEKLIETGSHLLIAVSGGPDSVALLHILHVLQQVLNLTRLTALHFDHRLRGKESEGDRAFVEKLAANLRVPLVCRSEDVLAYQRQHALSLEMAARELRHRFFYDLQVRLDAQRIALGHTANDQAEEILLRLFRGTGPSGMVGMLPKTDRGIIRPLLFATRQEIMAYLSEQGLSFRDDSSNQEPFCQRNVLRLEVFPILERHFHSQVISTLARHAGLVRDEEDYWERHLEECWASVCVEEAPLRIALRISSLLSLHHAVQKRILRLAISKIRGNLQGIYSIHLENLVQWVRQSSSGKIFEFPGALWAVHKGDSLLFSTIPPLFSQPAPLSLSAHIPRPGLYAFGPFHLNLSLQDRGSFPDQAMPPTSPHSVRLDADKVKWPLTLRTWQPGDRFQPMGLAGSKKLQDFFMDKKIPREQRKEIPLLCDREKICWIAGYRLDDRVKVTEQTQSVLAIEMRVNSET
- a CDS encoding ComEA family DNA-binding protein yields the protein MAKKSIVPLILLLMVAVLCCTFPVVSSASSTEGGTQAKQEEPAAAKPAVEDASQAKVNINTANAAELEKLPGIGPKIAEQIVQHRDANGPFKTVEDLKSVKGVGDKKFEAIKAKIAVE
- a CDS encoding proline--tRNA ligase; translation: MRYSNFFIHTLFDVPKEAETPSHILLLRASYIHPVAAGIYSLLPLGHRVAEKIKKILRDELDAIGGLEITMPVLNPAELWKTTGRFYDIGDELFRLKDRKDREFVLAMTHEEVVTDIAKQFFKSYRDLPVMLYQIQTKIRDEARPRAGLLRVREFFMKDGYSFHRDFEDLDAYYPRIFNAYLRIFARCGLKSVPIEADSGIMGGTGSHEFMLESPSGEDHFVMCTQCDYRANTEKAVGAKPSFQGLAGEAPAMERVATPQVKTIADLMKFFDISENHFLKTVAYEADGQLVLAVVRGDFDISETKLTNHLKAIHMTLASEDVLASKGLHGGFLSPVGLQGVRVVLDTSVEEETLYVAGGNEPDVHLKNVLYGRDFKCEERVDIAEVRQGDRCLRCGKGVLDIRRGVELGHTFKLGTKYTAPDSMDVTFLNASGSQQRVVMGCYGIGVERLMASVVEQWHDESGIVLPITIAPFQVEVCSLGKKQEVLDVAEQLYARLKEKYEVLYDDRDDSPGVKLKDADLLGIPVRVVVSQKLLKKEEVEIKVRQTGEVVFCPQKDLEAALEKILKGLEPSLEGLPYMPE